Proteins co-encoded in one Nicotiana sylvestris chromosome 7, ASM39365v2, whole genome shotgun sequence genomic window:
- the LOC138873344 gene encoding uncharacterized protein produces the protein MVEGSRQWHEKLSFALLGYRTTVCTLAGATPYLLVYGTEVVIPAEVEIPSLQIVVEAEIDDDEWVKTRLEQLSLIDEKRLAAVCHGQLYQQRMGRAYNKKVCPRKFGVGQLVLKRVLPHQVEAKCKFAPNWQGPFVVTRVLSNGALYLTDVEGKCVEMAINSDVVKRYYV, from the coding sequence atggtagagggttctaggcagtggcatgaaaagctgtcgtttgcattgctgggttatcgcactactgtctgtaCTTTAGCGGGGGCGACTccctatttgttggtgtatggcaccgaagtagtgatacccgcagaagtggaaattccatcacTTCAAATTGTCgtggaggctgagatcgatgatgatgagtgggtcaaaactcgcttggaacaattgagtttgatcgacgagaaaagactggcagcagtgtgtcatggccaattgtatcaacaaagaatgggaagagcatataacaagaaggtgtgtCCACGAAAGTTTGGAGTGGGTCAATTAGTATTGAAACGcgttcttccacatcaggttgaagcaaaatgcaagtttgccccaaactggcaggggccgttcgttgtaaccagagtgttgtccaatggtgcattgtatttgacagatgtagaaggaaaatgtgtagaaatggctataaACTCTGATGttgtcaagagatactatgtatga